Part of the Sporosarcina sp. FSL K6-2383 genome is shown below.
CTTCTTCTACTATGCGACAAATCAGTGGAAGTATGAGGAGGCTGGAGCAGAGGTACTGATGTCACCTACGGCTGGGAAAGCACGTTATGAGCACCCGGCAGATTATAATGTTCTAGCTGCTAGGTTGGGCTGGTTACCATCTTATCCACAGTTTAATAAGAATAGTTTGCTATTTGCTGAAGAAGCAGCGGCATTAGGAAAAACTACGACAGAAGAAATTGTAGGTCATACGCTTGAGCAATTGAAGTCAGGTGATTTGCAATTTGCTGTAGAAGATCCTGACGCACCGGAAAACTTCCCGCGCTCATTATTCATTTGGCGTTCTAATCTGGTATCTAGTTCTGCAAAAGGACAGGAATACTTCATGAAACACCTTTTCGGAGCATCTGATGGATTACTAGCTTCCCCAAATGACGAGGTAAAACCAGAAGAAATGGTATGGCGTGACGAGGTAGAAGGCAAGCTTGATCTTCTTGTTGCATTGGATTTCCGTATGACTGCAACGCCGATGTATGCAGATATCGTTCTTCCAGCAGCGACTTGGTATGAAAAACACGACCTTTCATCAACAGACATGCATCCATTTGTCCATCCGTTCAATCCGGCAGTAGACCCACTGTGGGAATCACGTTCGGACTGGGATATTTACCGTTCGATTGCACAAACATTCTCAGAAATGGCGAAAACTCATTTGCCGGGTGTTTACAAGGATTTGGTAACGACTCCATTGGCGCATGACTCTATTCAGGAAATTGCACAGCCTTACGGTGAAGTGAAAGACTGGAAAAAGGGTGAAGTTGAAGCGATTCCAGGGAAAACAATGCCTGGTATGACGATTGTCGAACGTGATTATACAACTATTTACGATAAATATGTAACGCTTGGTCCTTTATTATCAACAGGAAAAGTCGGTGCGCATGGCGTTAGTTTCTCTGTTGCTGAAGAGTATGAAATGATGAAAGGTATCAATGGCACTTATTTTGATGAAACCATCAAAAATGGGCTGCCAAAATTGCATACAGCGAAACATGCTGCTGAAGCAATGCTGACATTATCATCTGCTACAAATGGTCGGGTGTCACAAAAGGCATACGAAGCGGCAGAACATGATTCGGGCGTTGAGTTAAAAGATATTTCGGCAGATAGGGCGGCAGAACGCTTTACTTTTGCTAGTATTACCGCACAGCCTCGGGAAGTTATTCCGACGCCAGTGTTCAGTGGATCTAATAAGATGGGACGTCGATATTCACCATTTACAACGAATATCGAGCGACTCGTTCCGTTCCGCACACTGACAGGAAGACAGCATTTCTATATTGACCATGAGCTATTCCTTGATTTTGGTGAAGCATTACCGGTTTACAAACCAACATTGCCACCAATGGTATTTGGACCACGTGATAAGCAAATTGTTGGCGGACAAGATTCTCTAGTTTTAAGATATTTAACGCCGCATGGTAAGTGGAATATTCACTCTACCTATCAGGATAATCAGCATATGCTGACGCTATTCCGCGGAGGTCCAACAGTATGGATTTCTAATGAAGATGCAGAAGAGCATGATATTGACGATAATCAGTGGTTAGAAGTTTACAATCGAAACGGAGTTGTAACAGCGCGGGCAGTTGTCAGTCATAGAATGCCAAAAGGTACGATGTTCATGTATCACGCACAGGATAAGCATATCCAAGTACCTGGTTCTGAAATTACAGAAGAACGCGGTGGAAGCCATAATGCTCCAACACGCATTCATATGAAACCAACACAAATGGTTGGTGGTTACGCTCAGCTAAGTTATGGATTTAACTATTACGGACCAATCGGAAATCAGCGGGATGTTTACGTCGCAGTCCGCAAGATGAAGGAGGTAAATTGGCTTGAAAATTAAAGCACAAGTTGCAATGGTTATGAATCTAGACAAATGTATTGGCTGTCATACATGTAGTGTTACATGTAAAACGACTTGGACAAACCGCGAAGGTGCGGAGTATATGTGGTTTAACAACGTAGAAACAAAACCGGGAATTGGTTATCCAAAACGTTGGGAAGACCAAGAGCTTTATAAAGGTGGTTGGAAGCTGAATAACGGCAAATTGGAATTGAAATCAGGTTCTAAACTGTCGAAA
Proteins encoded:
- a CDS encoding nitrate reductase subunit alpha; the protein is MKKKSVLKSGLRYFKPVERYSGNWSILEEKSRDWENMYRQRWSHDKVVRTTHGVNCTGSCSWKVFVKNGIITWENQQIDYPSCGPDMPEFEPRGCPRGASFSWYEYSPLRVKYPYIRGKLWRMWGQALTEMKDPVKAWASIVEDPKKADEYKKARGKGGHVRVNWRDATMLISAQLIYTIQKYGPDRIAGFTPIPAMSMVSYASGARFISLLGGEMLSFYDWYADLPPASPQIWGEQTDVPESSDWFNAGYIIMWGSNVPLTRTPDAHFMTEVRYKGTKVVSVAPDYAESVTHADDWIAANPGTDAAVAQAMTHVILDEFYEQRKEPMFINYAKQYTDMPFLIMLDEHEGSYKAGRFLRASDLGSTSEHSEWKPVIFDEATDEIIVPNGTMGQRWEEDAKWNLILDNADGTRVEPALSVADHGAEWTEMVFPYFDNIANGTFNRPIPTKKVTFADGTERLVATVYDLMLSQYGVRRIDSDLEASGYDDVNSIYTPAWQQKITNVKPELVIQIAREFAQNSLDTGGRSMIIMGAGINHWFNSDTIYRSILNLVTLTASQGVNGGGWAHYVGQEKCRPIEGWSTIAFARDWQAPPRLQNATSFFYYATNQWKYEEAGAEVLMSPTAGKARYEHPADYNVLAARLGWLPSYPQFNKNSLLFAEEAAALGKTTTEEIVGHTLEQLKSGDLQFAVEDPDAPENFPRSLFIWRSNLVSSSAKGQEYFMKHLFGASDGLLASPNDEVKPEEMVWRDEVEGKLDLLVALDFRMTATPMYADIVLPAATWYEKHDLSSTDMHPFVHPFNPAVDPLWESRSDWDIYRSIAQTFSEMAKTHLPGVYKDLVTTPLAHDSIQEIAQPYGEVKDWKKGEVEAIPGKTMPGMTIVERDYTTIYDKYVTLGPLLSTGKVGAHGVSFSVAEEYEMMKGINGTYFDETIKNGLPKLHTAKHAAEAMLTLSSATNGRVSQKAYEAAEHDSGVELKDISADRAAERFTFASITAQPREVIPTPVFSGSNKMGRRYSPFTTNIERLVPFRTLTGRQHFYIDHELFLDFGEALPVYKPTLPPMVFGPRDKQIVGGQDSLVLRYLTPHGKWNIHSTYQDNQHMLTLFRGGPTVWISNEDAEEHDIDDNQWLEVYNRNGVVTARAVVSHRMPKGTMFMYHAQDKHIQVPGSEITEERGGSHNAPTRIHMKPTQMVGGYAQLSYGFNYYGPIGNQRDVYVAVRKMKEVNWLEN